In the Colwellia sp. 20A7 genome, one interval contains:
- a CDS encoding PilZ domain-containing protein encodes MSGLNINSKPQIFELQPGKTMDLQINHPVPVRLKLALVGYEFGKYVLLKYPKVSNTSQYKDVLVEGNVVIVRYLLEGNKGECCAFKSVVKNISTYPEKLLFIDYPKSIENRQLRVQPRTSIHIPAAIMIEEDDHNKEMKILGAISDISLKGCGFLFKSTSLTTNVNQRNIFVCLQDQKGAEIKISARVRNSRNDQGVVSVGIQFLEDNSLLPQLLEQLFINMDNS; translated from the coding sequence ATGTCAGGTCTAAATATTAATAGTAAACCTCAAATATTTGAGCTACAGCCAGGTAAAACAATGGATCTTCAAATAAACCATCCTGTACCTGTTCGTTTGAAACTTGCTTTAGTGGGTTATGAGTTTGGTAAGTATGTTTTATTAAAATATCCAAAAGTCAGTAATACTTCGCAATACAAAGATGTACTCGTTGAGGGGAATGTCGTTATTGTGCGTTATCTATTAGAAGGTAACAAAGGTGAATGTTGTGCTTTTAAGTCAGTAGTTAAGAATATTTCGACTTATCCAGAGAAGCTCTTGTTTATTGACTACCCTAAAAGCATAGAGAACCGTCAACTAAGAGTACAACCAAGAACTAGTATTCATATTCCTGCTGCTATTATGATTGAAGAAGATGATCATAATAAGGAAATGAAAATACTTGGAGCAATAAGTGATATATCGCTTAAAGGATGTGGCTTCCTATTTAAAAGTACCAGTCTGACAACTAATGTTAATCAGCGAAACATCTTTGTTTGTTTACAAGATCAAAAAGGAGCTGAAATAAAAATATCAGCTCGAGTACGTAATAGCCGCAACGACCAAGGTGTGGTGAGTGTTGGTATTCAGTTTTTAGAAGATAATAGTTTGTTACCACAACTACTAGAGCAATTATTCATTAATATGGATAATAGCTAA
- the yihA gene encoding ribosome biogenesis GTP-binding protein YihA/YsxC has product MSSTTIHLSKATFTISAPDIRRLPEDSGIEVAFAGRSNAGKSSALNTLTNQRGLARISKTPGRTQLINVFEIGENKRLIDLPGYGFAKVPLEMKKKWQKALGEYLEKRESLKGLVVLMDIRHPLKDLDMDLIQWAADSDLPVLALLTKSDKLSQGKRSAEVLKVKKALAPLNADIRVQAFSSLKRTGEEQANSIICDWFLEEPEE; this is encoded by the coding sequence TTGTCTTCTACCACTATACATTTAAGCAAAGCCACCTTCACCATCAGTGCGCCAGATATTCGAAGATTACCTGAAGATAGTGGTATTGAAGTTGCTTTTGCCGGCCGTTCTAATGCAGGCAAATCAAGCGCATTAAATACGCTAACTAACCAAAGAGGTTTAGCGCGTATCAGTAAAACCCCTGGTCGTACTCAACTGATTAACGTCTTTGAAATTGGCGAAAATAAACGTTTAATTGATTTACCTGGTTACGGTTTTGCTAAAGTTCCTTTAGAAATGAAGAAGAAATGGCAGAAAGCGCTAGGTGAATATCTAGAAAAACGTGAAAGCCTTAAAGGCCTAGTTGTATTAATGGATATCCGCCATCCATTAAAAGACTTAGATATGGACTTAATTCAATGGGCTGCTGATAGCGATTTACCTGTTTTAGCTCTATTAACTAAAAGTGATAAATTATCGCAAGGTAAACGTAGTGCTGAAGTGCTAAAAGTAAAAAAAGCCTTAGCACCGTTAAATGCGGATATTAGAGTTCAAGCATTTTCATCGTTAAAACGTACCGGTGAAGAGCAAGCAAATAGCATTATTTGCGATTGGTTTCTTGAAGAACCAGAAGAGTAA
- a CDS encoding c-type cytochrome has product MVTSTSAKAIYAGDVKAGQEKSAMCVACHGTDGNSAIAIYPKLAGQSANYLAKQLADFKSGARVDPIMAGMVAGLSTTDMDDLAAYFAVQTMSDGSGETSAKGKELYFGGDAEKGITACIACHGIEGKGMAQAGFPAIAGQNADYLKKQLLTFREGSRSNDRNNMMGNIAIKLSESDIEELVKYMASLK; this is encoded by the coding sequence ATTGTTACATCAACATCTGCTAAAGCCATTTATGCTGGTGATGTGAAAGCAGGGCAAGAAAAATCAGCTATGTGTGTTGCTTGTCATGGTACAGATGGTAATAGTGCGATAGCAATATATCCTAAATTAGCTGGCCAAAGTGCTAATTATTTAGCTAAACAGTTAGCTGATTTTAAATCAGGTGCACGTGTTGATCCTATAATGGCGGGTATGGTTGCTGGTTTAAGTACAACAGATATGGACGATTTAGCCGCATATTTTGCAGTTCAAACAATGAGCGATGGTTCTGGTGAAACTAGTGCTAAAGGTAAAGAATTATATTTTGGTGGTGACGCTGAAAAGGGTATTACAGCCTGTATCGCTTGTCATGGTATTGAAGGTAAAGGTATGGCTCAAGCTGGTTTTCCTGCTATTGCGGGTCAAAATGCTGATTACTTGAAAAAACAATTGTTAACCTTTAGAGAAGGTAGTCGTAGTAACGATAGAAATAATATGATGGGTAATATCGCGATAAAATTATCAGAAAGCGATATTGAAGAGCTTGTGAAGTACATGGCTTCTCTTAAATAG